One genomic segment of Acinetobacter sp. C26M includes these proteins:
- a CDS encoding NTP transferase domain-containing protein has protein sequence MNIQYPATDLVILAGGQARRMNGTNKLLQQFDDQIQLSKICESFKTQVQHIWVNSHRDNSIYKQIEPDIQCYADDQNGFLGPLMGMKSAWSHVQTDYVLFIPCDVTYLPHHVLVKLHRALQKQPQAQVAYVNINGDALYPFCLLKRESLLVLEQAIVENKLSLRNCFKQLDAQTVTFQKQSLFCHSINSLDELQQYQQMKVFKQSISG, from the coding sequence ATGAATATACAATATCCCGCTACAGATCTGGTGATCTTGGCGGGAGGGCAAGCGCGTCGTATGAATGGTACCAACAAACTGTTGCAACAGTTTGATGATCAGATTCAATTATCAAAAATATGTGAAAGTTTTAAAACTCAGGTGCAACACATTTGGGTGAATAGTCACCGTGATAACTCGATATACAAACAGATTGAGCCTGATATTCAATGCTATGCAGATGATCAAAATGGTTTTTTAGGCCCCTTAATGGGGATGAAAAGTGCGTGGTCGCATGTCCAAACAGATTATGTATTATTCATTCCTTGCGATGTTACATATCTTCCTCATCATGTTTTAGTAAAACTACATCGAGCTTTACAAAAGCAACCACAGGCACAGGTTGCCTACGTGAATATCAATGGTGATGCCTTATATCCCTTTTGTTTACTTAAGCGAGAAAGTTTATTGGTGTTGGAGCAGGCGATCGTTGAGAACAAATTGAGTTTGCGCAATTGTTTTAAACAATTGGATGCACAGACGGTGACATTTCAAAAGCAAAGCCTGTTTTGTCATAGCATTAACTCATTAGATGAACTACAACAATACCAGCAGATGAAGGTTTTTAAGCAATCTATTTCTGGTTAA
- a CDS encoding nitrate reductase gives MNSIQNLEHSRSDQAETIITKTTCPYCGVGCGVDVSVQHKTHGTTVKVAGDLDHPSNFGRLCIKGSNLADTLGLETRVLHPMFGRKNHRQVTTWDQAIEKIADQFQACIDQYGADSVAFYVSGQLLTEDYYVVNKFVKGYLGTANIDTNSRLCMSSAVAAHKRAFGEDIVPASYEDFEHTDMVVLVGSNTAWCHPVLYQRIMQAKSKNPDLFVVVVDPRFTSTCEQADLHLPILPGQDVALFNGLFQHLYHHDYIDHHFVETYTEGLAALLTASESEQDFNALVKRTGISAEKLQLFFDKFAQTEKVITLFSMGVNQSSQGVNKANSIINCHLLTGKIGKLGAAPFSMTGQPNAMGGREVGGLANMLAAHLDLDNPSHQNLVQSFWNSPVIAKQAGLKAVDLFQAVESGKIKAIWIMATNPVVSLPDADQVKRALEKCEFVVVSDICADTDTTAYADVLLPALGWGEKDGTVTNSERRISRQRAFLTPPKQAKADWWAVAEVAKKLGFHGFDFSNTCDIFNEHAALSAYQNASVDQRDQVENFRYFNLKGLMNLSLDEYNHLRPTQWPVWEKGQSMAVEQLFDRGSFSHKNKKAKLIPTVAIDPVHQISEDYPLVLNTGRIRDQWHTMTRTGLSANLTTHRAEPFCEIHPNDALKFGIRDKALVEVRSQWGRCVLRVTLAQGVRRGQIFAPIHWTEQVASDARIGKVVNPVVDAISGEPEFKHTPVAIQPFHTTWQGVLYVREGFEHHIKTSLQSCAWWTKIKTAKAMRYEIADRHSIDETQKNLKSFLPFVDETYEWLSLEDISSQLSHSVILKDGILIASLYIAPVDLLPNRDWVASLFKRERLSALHRKALLAGMPMSAANNDGPLVCSCFKVGKNKIIEAIKTQNITHEKQVTACLKAGGNCGSCLPEIRGLIKTCQLEAEA, from the coding sequence ATGAACAGTATTCAAAATTTAGAACACAGTCGCTCCGATCAAGCAGAAACAATCATTACAAAAACAACATGTCCCTATTGTGGCGTGGGTTGTGGCGTTGATGTTAGTGTCCAACATAAAACGCATGGCACGACGGTAAAAGTCGCGGGAGATCTGGATCATCCTTCAAACTTTGGACGACTCTGCATTAAAGGCAGTAACTTAGCCGATACTTTAGGCTTGGAAACCCGTGTGTTGCATCCAATGTTTGGCCGTAAAAACCATCGTCAAGTGACGACATGGGATCAGGCGATTGAGAAAATTGCAGACCAGTTTCAAGCGTGTATTGACCAATATGGCGCAGACAGTGTTGCTTTTTATGTCTCAGGTCAGTTGCTGACAGAAGATTATTATGTGGTGAATAAGTTCGTAAAAGGCTATTTAGGCACTGCCAATATAGATACCAATTCACGCTTATGTATGTCATCTGCGGTTGCGGCACACAAACGTGCTTTTGGTGAGGATATTGTACCTGCCAGTTATGAAGACTTTGAACATACCGATATGGTGGTTCTGGTTGGTTCTAATACGGCATGGTGTCATCCCGTACTGTATCAACGTATCATGCAAGCCAAGAGTAAGAATCCAGATTTATTTGTGGTGGTGGTCGATCCTCGTTTTACCAGTACCTGCGAGCAAGCAGATTTACATTTGCCGATCTTACCTGGTCAGGATGTAGCTTTATTTAATGGTCTGTTTCAGCATCTCTACCATCATGACTATATCGACCATCATTTTGTGGAGACCTATACCGAAGGTTTAGCAGCACTTCTAACAGCCAGTGAAAGCGAGCAAGATTTTAATGCTTTGGTGAAACGTACAGGAATTTCTGCAGAAAAATTACAACTGTTTTTTGATAAGTTTGCTCAAACAGAAAAAGTGATCACTTTGTTTTCGATGGGGGTTAATCAGTCTTCTCAAGGCGTGAATAAAGCCAATAGTATTATCAACTGTCACTTGCTCACTGGAAAAATTGGCAAATTAGGTGCAGCGCCATTTTCAATGACGGGTCAACCTAATGCCATGGGCGGTCGTGAGGTGGGCGGATTGGCAAATATGTTGGCTGCACATCTGGATTTGGACAATCCTTCGCATCAAAATTTAGTCCAAAGTTTTTGGAACAGTCCTGTGATTGCCAAGCAAGCAGGCTTAAAAGCAGTAGATTTATTCCAAGCGGTAGAAAGCGGCAAAATCAAAGCGATCTGGATTATGGCAACTAACCCTGTGGTGAGCTTACCCGATGCTGATCAAGTCAAACGTGCCTTGGAAAAATGTGAATTTGTCGTGGTCTCCGATATTTGTGCCGATACTGATACCACAGCCTATGCCGACGTATTGTTACCTGCATTGGGTTGGGGTGAAAAAGATGGAACAGTTACCAATTCTGAGCGCCGTATTTCACGGCAACGTGCATTTTTAACTCCACCAAAGCAAGCCAAAGCGGATTGGTGGGCGGTGGCCGAAGTTGCGAAAAAACTGGGCTTCCATGGCTTTGATTTTAGCAATACCTGTGACATTTTTAATGAACATGCGGCTTTATCGGCCTATCAAAATGCCAGTGTTGATCAACGTGATCAGGTCGAAAACTTCCGTTATTTCAACCTAAAAGGCTTAATGAATTTAAGTCTGGATGAATATAACCATTTACGCCCAACCCAATGGCCTGTGTGGGAGAAAGGGCAAAGTATGGCTGTTGAACAGTTATTTGATCGTGGCAGTTTTAGTCATAAAAACAAAAAAGCCAAGTTGATTCCAACCGTTGCGATTGATCCTGTACATCAGATATCGGAAGACTATCCATTGGTATTGAATACAGGGCGTATTCGCGACCAATGGCATACCATGACCCGTACCGGTTTATCAGCTAACCTCACCACACATCGAGCTGAGCCATTTTGCGAGATCCATCCGAATGATGCATTAAAATTTGGTATTCGTGATAAAGCTTTGGTGGAAGTGCGTTCACAATGGGGCCGTTGTGTGTTGCGGGTGACTTTGGCACAAGGTGTGCGCCGTGGCCAAATCTTCGCCCCGATTCATTGGACTGAACAAGTCGCTTCTGATGCGCGAATAGGAAAAGTGGTCAATCCTGTAGTGGATGCAATCTCAGGTGAACCAGAGTTTAAACATACCCCAGTTGCAATTCAGCCATTTCATACCACTTGGCAAGGAGTACTCTATGTACGTGAAGGTTTTGAACATCATATCAAAACATCTTTACAAAGTTGTGCATGGTGGACCAAGATCAAAACCGCAAAAGCGATGCGTTATGAAATTGCCGATCGTCATAGTATTGATGAGACCCAAAAGAATCTGAAAAGCTTCTTGCCTTTTGTGGATGAAACCTATGAATGGTTAAGTCTTGAAGATATTTCATCACAGCTCAGCCATAGTGTGATTTTAAAAGACGGTATTCTGATTGCCAGTTTATATATTGCACCTGTCGATTTATTGCCAAATCGGGATTGGGTGGCGAGTCTGTTTAAACGTGAACGATTAAGTGCCTTACATCGTAAAGCTTTGTTGGCAGGGATGCCGATGTCTGCTGCAAATAACGATGGACCATTGGTTTGTAGTTGTTTTAAAGTGGGTAAAAATAAGATTATCGAAGCCATTAAAACGCAAAATATCACCCATGAAAAACAAGTCACGGCTTGTTTAAAAGCTGGTGGTAATTGTGGTTCTTGTTTACCTGAGATTCGTGGCTTGATTAAAACCTGTCAATTGGAGGCAGAAGCATGA